One Eurosta solidaginis isolate ZX-2024a chromosome 5, ASM4086904v1, whole genome shotgun sequence DNA segment encodes these proteins:
- the LOC137233715 gene encoding antigen 5 like allergen Cul n 1-like encodes MMATFLIFFIIRCLIANATNRTYSGNVAEYCELGCVNTNKTHGVCANPEKKLIENCPPDANIISLHEFQAIILSLHNEMRNSVAAGLELPKLPPAAHMGEMFWDKKLADLAEYSARRCLIADPYCYRTPECPEPGRSANNYKFPTTKVEYEQIVPSRVIEWLNTSAEVTPAMVVSFPEKPKGHADFFGRCHFGKK; translated from the exons atgatggCAACGTtcctgattttttttattataaggtGTTTAATTGCAAACGCTACCAATCGAACATATAGCGGCAATGTCGCGGAATATTGTGAGCTTGGCTGTGTTAATACCAATAAAACGCACGGAGTTTGTGCAAATCCAGAAAAG AAACTTATAGAGAATTGTCCACCCGATGCAAATATTATATCGCTACACGAATTTCAAGCCATCATATTAAGCCTGCACAACGAGATGCGAAATAGTGTAGCAGCTGGTCTCGAGTTACCAAAGTTACCACCCGCAGCACATATGGGTGAAATGTTTTGGGACAAGAAGTTGGCTGATTTAGCGGAATATAGTGCAAGACGTTGTCTAATAGCAGATCCATATTGTTATAGAACACCAGAGTGCCCAGAGCCAGGTCGCAGtgcaaataattataaatttccAACTACAAAAGTTGAATACGAACAAATTGTGCCGTCGCGCGTTATCGAATGGTTGAATACATCGGCAGAGGTAACGCCAGCAATGGTTGTTAGCTTTCCAGAAAAGCCTAAGGG